One Denticeps clupeoides chromosome 3, fDenClu1.1, whole genome shotgun sequence DNA window includes the following coding sequences:
- the LOC114786067 gene encoding glycerol-3-phosphate acyltransferase 3-like: MMEGAWDLLLLSVKVWFSIIGGLIVLPAMCGVSLGVTGLYIKILVKILEWATLRIQRGQKDQPTLQLQPSSGIIQKDDGSMEEEIGKLRRSWPKSLAGGDFTLCDAFYFCKKGIESIVDDQVTQRFTSEELVSWNLLTRTNNNFHYISVRVTIIWGLGVAIRYCVLAPLRITLAFIGLSWLVIGTTLVGLLPNSRAKSWLSDRVHLTCYRICARALSATIHYHNKENQPRKGGICVANHTSPIDIVILANDGCYAMIGQVHGGLMGVLQRSMQRSCPHIWFERSEMKDRHAVARRLRDHIADKNKLPVLIFPEGTCINNTSVMMFKKGSFEVGGTIYPVAIKYDPQFGDAFWNSAKYNMVSYLLRMMTSWAIVCNVWYLPPMTRQEGEDAVHFANRVKSAIAHQGGLVDLSWDGGLKREKVKEMYKEEQQKMYSNMIACSEDNLSSQTSRAPPPHGPVQPVQPPSAHDTVIKGSVRFIHSYTFDEDVKP, translated from the exons ATGATGGAGGGCGCCTGGGACTTGCTGCTCCTGTCGGTCAAGGTGTGGTTCTCCATAATCGGAGGTCTCATCGTGCTGCCTGCGATGTGTGGCGTCTCCCTGGGTGTTACTGGCCTCTATATTAAGATCTTGGTCAAGATCCTGGAG TGGGCCACACTGAGGATCCAGAGGGGCCAGAAGGATCAGCCCACCCTTCAGCTCCAGCCGTCCAGCG GAATCATCCAAAAGGACGATGGCTCCATGGAGGAGGAGATCGGGAAGTTGCGGAGAAGCTGGCCCAAGTCGTTGGCTGGCGGCGACTTCACGCTGTGCGACGCCTTCTACTTCTGCAAGAAGGGCATAGAGAGCATTGTGGACGACCAGGTCACGCAGCGCTTCACGTCTGAGGAGCTGGTCTCCTGGAACCTCCTGACCCGCACCAACAACAACTTCCATTACATCAGCGTGCGCGTCACCATCATCTGGGGTCTGGGGGTCGCCATACGTTACTGTGTCCTCGCGCCTCTCCG AATTACCCTGGCCTTCATCGGGCTGAGCTGGCTAGTGATAGGAACCACGCTGGTTGGTCTGCTACCCAATAGCAG AGCGAAGAGCTGGCTCAGTGACCGTGTCCACCTCACGTGCTACAGAATCTGCGCCAGGGCTCTTTCTGCCACCATCCACTACCACAACAA AGAAAACCAGCCCAGGAAGGGAGGAATTTGCGTGGCCAATCACACGTCCCCGATTGACATCGTCATTTTGGCCAACGATGGATGCTACGCTATG ATAGGTCAAGTTCATGGAGGCCTGATGGGGGTCCTCCAAAGGTCAATGCAAAGGTCATGCCCGCACATTTGGTTTGAGAGGTCTGAGATGAAAGATCGCCATGCTGTGGCCAGGAG GCTAAGAGACCATATAGCTGACAAGAATAAGTTGCCTGTCCTCATATTTCCTGAGG GAACTTGTATCAACAACACATCGGTCATGATGTTTAAGAAGGGAAGCTTTGAAGTGGGAGGGACCATATATCCCGTCGCAATCAAG TATGACCCGCAGTTTGGAGACGCCTTCTGGAACAGTGCGAAGTACAACATGGTGAGCTACCTCCTGAGGATGATGACCAGCTGGGCCATAGTCTGCAATGTCTGGTACCTCCCCCCGATGACCAGACAG GAAGGGGAGGACGCCGTCCATTTCGCCAACCGGGTGAAATCTGCCATCGCACATCAGGGAGGACTGGTGGACCTGTCCTG GGACGGGGGCCTGAAGAGAGAGAAGGTGAAGGAGATGTATAAAGAAGAGCAGCAGAAGATGTACAGCAACATGATAGCCTGTTCCGAGGACAACCTCTCGTCCCAAACCTCACGGGCCCCACCACCTCACGGCCCAGTCCAGCCAGTCCAGCCGCCGTCTGCTCATGACACCGTGATAAAGGGAAGTGTCCGTTTCATACATTCTTATACATTTGATGAAGATGTGAAGCCCTAA